The genomic region TCAGTGAGCCCCCCAAGACACCTGGAAACATGTCAGGGAAGAGTGTGATGACCTTCGCGCACCATGCGTCCTTCAGGCGCTGCGGCCCCATCAAATCGCGTGGGGTCGCATTGGCCGAAATCGACAGACGGCCATAGCTGCGGGGTGGTTTAGACGTCATCGTCAAACAAGCCTTCTGGCGGATCAATCACGATGCGCTTGGCGCTGAGGTCGACTGTGGGAACAACCGCCTGTGTAAAAGGCACAAGAACGCTGCCCTTGTGATTGGGCACGCTGCGCAGTTCGAGAATATCACCTGCGCCATGGTTCAAAACGGCCGCCACCTTGCCGCGCGCCGCGCCGCCTGTGTCGACCACGTTAAGACCGAGAAGGTCGCTGTGATAAAACTCGTCATCAGGAAGGACGGGCAGGGCGGTGCGCGGTGCAAACAGACGGGTGCCGCGAAGGCCATCTGCCGCTTCTTTTGTCATCACCCCAACAACCCGCGCGGCAAAGCCACCTTTGACGGCACGGGTGATTTTAAGATCAAAGCTGCGGTCGCCTTTTTCAGAAAACAGTGGCGTGTAAGTGCCGATATCTTCGGGATTGGCGCAAAAACTTTTGAGGCGCACTTCACCGCGCACGCCAAAGGAGCCTGCAATCGCACCGACACAAATCAGGTTTTGATTGCTCATTCCACGGGGCCCTCTCTTAGGCATAACCGATCTGCGCTGACCCAGTCGCCCGAAAGGGCGAGACAGGCCGCTTGCGCATTGCGCCGTTCTTCAACGCGCCCACCTATATAGGCGAAAAGGCAGAGGATCGAAATTAGGATCAGGCGGCGCATTTAAGATACTCAAAGCCACATCTACGCTTGGCCCAAAGGCCGCCTTGCCCCCAGTACACAACAAGCGGGGGCAAGGCAGGGGGCTGATTACTCAGCCTTTGCTTCTTCTGCGGCTTCCTCAGCGGCAGGCGCTTCTTCAGGTGCAGCTGCTTCTTCAACAACGGCCTCTTCTGCGGGCGCTTCTTCAGCGGCAGGTGCAGGTGCGGCTGCTGCTTCGGCTGCTTCTGCGGCCTTAGCGGCTTTTTCTTCTGCGCGCTCTTGTGCTTTTTTGCCTGGAACGGCTTTGTTCGGGTTGTTGCGGGTTTTCGCGGCCAACACGCCAGCTGCTTCCAAGAAACGGCTTACGCGGTCGGTGGGCTGTGCACCCTGCTCGAGCCAGTATTTCACGCGCTCCATGTTCATTTTCACGCGATCTTCGCTGTCTTTTGCCAAGAGCGGGTTGTATGTGCCGAGCTTCTCGATGAAGCGGCCATCGCGGGGCATGCGGCTGTCAGAGGCCACGATGCTGTAGAATGGGCGCTTTTTCGAGCCACCACGGGCCAAGCGGATTTTCATTGCCATGTTAGTCTTCTCCTTCGGATAGATGATCGGGGCGTCTTTGTTTATTGCCCGTTTTCAATGTGTTGTTCATGGTGACGGATGACCTCCTGAATGATGAATTTCAGAAAGGTCTTGGCGAATTCGGGGTCGAGATCGGCCTCCTCAGCCAAACGCTCAAGCCGCGCGATTTGTTTGGCTTCGCGGTCTGGGTCGGAAGGGGGCAAATCATGCTGTGCCTTCAACTTCCCTACGGCTTGGGTGTGCTTAAACCGCTCGCCAAGGGTATAGACAAGGATTGCGTCCAAGCGATCAATCGAGGCGCGATGTTCCTTGAGCAGCGCTGCGGCGCGGGCGGCTGTATCGGTCATGATGCGATCCCTTTATTTCTTTTTGCCAAAGCCCGTCAGGGGCGGCAGACCACCGCCGCCACCCAAGCCGCCAAGCCCCATCTTGCGGGCTGCGGCCTCCATCGCTTTGGGATCCATTGCTGAAGGATCCATGCCCGCCAAATCTTTGGGTGCGCCTTTGCCCATTAATGCGCCAAGGCCCTGCTTGAGCATCCCGCCTTTGCCCATTTTGCCGAGCTTCTTCATCGCATCGGCCATTTGGCGGTGCATTTTCAAAAGCTTGTTCAGGTCAGAGACATCTTGCCCTGCGCCTGCGGCAATGCGCTTTTTGCGGCTTGCCTGCAAAAGGTCAGGGTTGGCCCTTTCCCGCTTTGTCATAGATTGGATCAGCGCGATCTGGCGTTTGATTACCTTGTCATCAAGCCCTGCATCATCAAGCTGCTTTTGCATCTTGGCCATGCCCGGCATCATCGACATCATGCCCTGCATCCCGCCCATTTTCAGCATCTGCTCTAACTGGCCTTTAAGGTCGTTCATGTTGAACTGACCTTTTTGGAAGCGCTTCATCATGCGCTCGGCCTGTTCAGCCTCAAGGGTTTCTTGGGCTTTTTCAACAAGGGCCACGATATCGCCCATGCCCAAGATGCGGCCAGCGACACGCTGCGCTTCGAATGTTTCAAGCGCCTCGAGCTTTTCACCCAACCCCACAAAGCGGATCGGTTTGCCTGTGACGGCGCGCATCGACAGTGCCGCGCCGCCGCGACCATCGCCGTCCATACGGGTCAAAACGATGCCAGAGACGCCAATTTTATCGTCAAATTCCTGCGCAACATTCACTGCATCTTGGCCCGTGAGGCCATCCACGACCAAGAGTGTCTCGCGCGGGTTGGCAATGTCACGCACGGCTGCGGCCTGCGCGATCAGGTCTTGATCAATATGCAAGCGCCCTGCGGTGTCGAGGATATAGACATCATAGCCGCCAAGCCCCGCTTGGGTTTTGGCGCGCTTTGCAATCGTCTCAGGGTTTTCACCTTGGATGATGGGCAGGGTATCCACGCCAATTTGTTGGCCAAGGATGGCCAACTGCTCCATCGCGGCAGGGCGGTTTGTGTCAAGGGATGCCATCAACACGCGCTTGCCTTCGCGCTCCTTCAGGCGCTTGGCCAGTTTCGCGGTTGTTGTGGTTTTCCCTGAGCCTTGCAGACCCACCATCAGGATGGGTGCAGGCGGGTTGTCGATTTTCAGTGCGCCAATCTCGCCTTCGCCCTGAAGCGTGGCGATCAATTCGTCATGCACAATTTTGACGACCTGTTGACCCGGGGTCACCGATTTGGTCACCGCAGCGCCTGTGGCCTTTTTCTCGACCGCGCGAATAAATTCACGTGCCACGGGCAAAGAAACATCTGCCTCAAGCAAAGCCACCCGCACTTCGCGCAGGGCTGTTTTTACATCATCAGCAGACAAAGCGCCTTGCTTTGTCAGCCCCTCAAAGACCGAGGAGAGGCGTTCTGAAAGTGTTTCAAACATTGGCCAAGGCCCCTTTGTCACGTCATCTCTTTGGTGATCTGTGCATCAGGCCACCGCATTGCAATGCACCAAGGCCCCCGTGGGCGAAACTCGCTGACGGGGGGCGATCTTGGACATATCCTAAGACCAGAAAGCCAAAGCTTGCTGGAAGTTGCGCTGCTCTTACGCGCGCGAAGAGGGGAATGTCAAGCCTTCGCGCCTTAGTTCAAATGGCGCAAGAGCCGCGCATGACGATCAAAGGCCGTGATCAACTGTCCCAAATTTTGGATATCTGTCGCCTCAAGCATGGGCAACATCTTCACAAAGGCCCGCGCCGTTCCCAATGTGTCGCCAAGTGCGGTATGACGGGCATTGTCGGGTATGCGGATGCTGAGGCGGTCACAGAGCGCGTCCAATGTGTGTTCCGCAGACTGACCAAAAAGGATGGCCGAACACAGAACAGTGTCCAAGATCGGCTGATCAAAACGCGCACCAATGGCCCCTTCGCGCCGCTGTAGAAAAGCCATGTCAAAGGGGGCGTTATGGGCCACCAGAACCGCGCCATCGGCAAAGCGATGAAACCGCGATAAGGAATCAACGACCGATGGAGCGTCTGCCACCATCTCATTGGTGATGTGATGCACCGCTGTTGAGGCCGCAGGGATTTTGCGCGCAGGGTTGACCAATGTGTCAAAGCGTTCGCTCTCGACCAATTTGCCGTTTACAATTCGCATCGCGGCGATCTGACAGATTTCATCGACTTGCGGGTTCAGCCCGGTGGTTTCTGTATCGAACACCACGAAAGACAAGTTCTTCAGCGGGGCCTGTGACAGCTCAGCAGGCAGTGCGGTTTGCAACAGGTCAAAATCATATTGGATCACGCGCGGCGTTTGCAGCGTTTCGGGGGCGGCGGCTAGTGACAGGCTGATCCGTTGATCTGTGGCTTCGATCTTGGCGCCGTGGCTGCGCAAAACATCTGCCCCTGCAAAGCGTGAATGGCCCGTGATCAGGGGGCTGTCTAACCAATCATTGAGTCGTGCCGCGTCAGGGGCCTTTGCATCTCCCTGCAGGTCAAGAATGGCCTCTCCCTCTGACAGTCGGGCCGAAAGTCGAATGTCAGACGCCCCCGCGCCAATCCACGACAGCGTCAGGCGCTCTAACAAGCGGCTGATGGCAAAGCCATCGGCGCGCAGTCGCAGGTCAGGCAGCGCGTCATACTGCAGTTGGATATCCTTTTGCGCCAAGCGCGTGGCAAGCGCGATTCCAATATCGGATAGGTCAAGCTGCTCAAGGGGCCACCATGCTGTATCGGTTTTGGCTTTTTCTTTTTGCACATCGTGCAACGTCTTTTCCAACTGCGCACGCGGCGCCCCATGGGGCAGGTCTGGCAAAACGGCATCCACGGCCTCAATTAAATCGGCAAACAAAGCCTCGCGCATGCCATGCAGTGCCAAATCCTCGGATCGGTCTTGCAAGCACAAGAGATAGGCAGGATCGGCTGTTTCCTGACCTTCGAGCCAGAATAAGCGCATCCGTGCCTCGAACAGGCGGGCATCGTGGCGGGTTGTTACCAAAATATCCGTGCCCTTAGCGCTCTGTGCGCGCAACAGCCTGCCATAAGCCTCGCGCAAGGGGGCCATGCGCAAAAGCTGATCAAGGGGGCGGTTCAGACCCAACCCCTCATCATCATTGAAGAGGTCCCGCATCTTGCCATTGTAAAGTGCGATTTTATGGTCAGGCGTGCAGAACACGACCCCAGCGGGAATTTCAGCCAGTAAGGTTTCAAGCCGCTGCTTCTCAAGGCCGAGCCGTGCTGTTTCACGCCCCACGGCCAATGCCATTGCGTTGCGCGTTTCGGTCAAATGCGCGGCAACAGCCGCAGCAGCAGGGGCTAAATCACCCAAATATCGCGCATAGTTTGGATTGATTTCATCATCCACATCGGCATGGGCGCGGGCGCGCATATCCGCGGCCAATGCTTCAAGGGGGCGGGCGACATACTCATCGAACTTCGTCCAAACCCAAGCAGACAGGCCGATAATTGCAAATGCCCCAACCGCCCCTGCGGTGATAAAGGCCGATAGCGCGTGATCCTCGCCCAAACGAACATACCCGATCACCAGACCCGCGGTCAGCAGGGCCGCGCCCCCAAGGGCCAAGAGCGCAAAGAACAAAAAGATGCGCAAACGCAAACTAAGATGGGTGAACATGGGCGTGCGGGCCTCCTCCTCCCGCAGCGGTGACGCGGCCTAGCCGCCCAAAGTTGGGCAGACCACCGCAATCAACGGATCATCTGCGGAAACCGCTAACCAATCGGCATTCTCGGCGCGGCCATCAGCATCAAAACTGGTGGTTGGAAAAATCTCTGCGCGGGCGGGGGTCGTGCAATCCACCAAGATGGGTTTGATGATCGCGGGCTGCCACCGCTCATGCAGGCGCGTTTGCACAACCCATTGGCCCGAGCCTTCGACTGTTTCGACAGTCTCTGACGGGGTAACTGCGACAAAACCTTTGATCCATGGCTTCACATATGTCCACGGCTGCCAAACAGCGCGCTGTTCGCGCGTGGCGATCATTACAGTGTCTGTGGGCAGGGTGGCCATGACGCCGCGCGCCCATGAATATTCGAGGGATATTGTGGTCAGGATCATCGCCAGCCCTGCGCCTGCAGGCACGAACCATTTTGGTATCCGCTCTCCTATCAGGCGGCGCAGGCCATAGGCGATGCCTGCCCCTGCAAAGGCTGAGGACAGTGCCGCAATAAGGACGAGGAACATTTGCATTTCGTTGGTCTTTCTCTTTTCGTGACAACCAAAAACAGGTGCGGGGGTTATAGAAATCCGCTGCGCTGTCCGATTGCCGATTGCATTGTTTTAATCACAACGAAGGCATCGCGGAGATGACTTCGATCAAAATCCGATAAATAAGCAGGTGCCATGAAATTATCGGGCGCGTGGCCATTGCGGATTTGGCGCGCTTGATGCGCAAGCCGCGCTTCTGCGATCATGTCATAGGCATCCAACAAATCACGTCCGCCCGAGGCAGAAACCGCACCTCCGTCAATTGCGGCAACCAAGCGCGCGCGGGTGTTTACTTCGGTCAACTGTCCTTTCAGCGCATAGATGCGCCCCAATTCCACCACGGGCACAACGCCGTTATGCTTGAGATCAATGCGATCTTTATGCTCGCCCGACCGAACAGTGGCAAAGCCCCGAAAGAGACCAAGCGGGGGCGTATGCTTGAGCGAATTGGAAATCATATGAGCCACAAAAATCGAATTTCCCGAAGCCTCTGCAAGGGTCGAGGCGTGAAGATCGTCAAACAGGGCCATCGTGCCGCCAATGGGCCGCAGGTCAAACATCACCGATGCCAACATCTGCGCCTCGGTGTCAGGTTTGTTGATCCATTTCGAGAAATAGTTTCGCCAAACGCGTAAGGGTTGCCGCCAACGCGCGGCGGTCGCCATCATATCACCTGGGCAGTAGAAATAGCCTGCCTCATCTAAACCATCCGAGACGAACTTTGCCAAAGCGGCGAAATACGCGTCATCTTCTGGGCGCATGGCATCGTCTATGATCAGGCAATTGTCTTGGTCGGACACGCCCGTTTGTTCTTGCCGACCTTGGCTGCCGCAGGCCAGCCACAGATAGGGCACAGGCGGCGGCCCAAGATGGTCTTCGGCAAGTTTTAGCAACCGCCGGGTCGCGGCATCGCCGATATCGGTGATCAGGCGTGTGACCACCTGATGATCATTATTTGCCCCAACCAATTGCATCAAAAGGGCAGGGATGCCTTTTACATATTTGGCAATTTCTGCGCTATTCGCGGCATAGGCGATATCCATGATGATTGAGGCGGAACTGGTCGCCTGAAAGCGCATCATATCGGTCTGGCTTAATATGCCTTCGGGCTGTCCGCGATCCATGACGGGCATATGGGTAAACCCATGCTCGACCATCAAATGCAGCGCATCAGCCACAAGGGCGGAGGCGGGCAAGGTCTTGGGCGCGCGCGTCATCACTTCAGCCACGGCCGTGTCTGATGGCAGCCCCGCCGCCATCGCGCGATTGGTTAAGTCGCGTGTGGTGATGATCCCTTGCAGCGCCCCCGTTTCGGAGGTGACAAGCAAGCAAGAGACGCGGTGATCCCGCATCTTCTGCGCGGCTCTCAGCAAGCTGTCTTGCGCTGTGCAGGTCAGAGGATTGCGCGTCATTAAATCGCCCAAGGTTTGGGTCGACAAGGCACTGCGCTTGGCGCGGGCTGGGCGGGTGCGGTCAAAGAAATCTAGAAAGGCGGGGTGCTCTTTCACCAATTTATGGAAAAGTGGCGCCGAGATCTCCAAAAGTTCGGTTGGTTTCACGGCGGTTGCGGTGACAGGCGCAATACCATCGCGCATCAAGCCGCGCTCCCCGAAGGAGTTTTTGGGGCCGAGGATCGAGACCAGTTCACCATTGGGTTCGGTGATATCAACCTGCCCTGACACGATGAGGTAAAGCGCCTCAAGCGGCGCGCCCGCGTGATAAATCACAGCGCCCGCTTTTGCCATGGAGCGGTTCACCTGCCCTGCCAGTTCCGCCAGATAATCATGCGGTAAGCTGTCATAGGGGTGCGTTTGTGACAGAAGTGTCAGGATTTCTTTTGGCATCTGGATCTGGGTCTGATTGGTCGGTCTGGCTCAGCCTAGACTATTTATGAAAAAGGCGCATCCCGATTGATCGGAATGCGCCCATTTTTCTTAAGGGGTAGCCCCTAAGTGATCAAAGGATCACTTGTTGATGGCTGCACCTGCGCCACGTGGGATACGTACGGATTCCACGAGGTCTTGGATCTCCTGCGGAGGCTCTGCTGTCACGCGGGATACTGCGAACGCAACGGCAAAGTTCAGCAATGCGCCCACTGGCCCGAAATGGGTTGGTGGGATGCCGAACAGGTAGTTCGCTGCAGTGTTATCCAGCATGTTGGTGCCTGGGATGAAGAACCAACCCAAGAATGTGAACAGGTAGAGACAGGTTGAAATCAGACCTGCAAGCATACCTGCTGTTGCACCTGCGGAGTTCATGCGCTTGGAGAAGATACCCATCATCAGTGTTGGGAACAGCGAAGCTGCTGCCAGACCGAATGCCAGAGCCACGGTTTGCGCCGCGAAGCCTGGAGGGTTTAGACCAAGATAGGTTGCCAAAGCAATCGCGCCTGCCATCGAGATACGGGCAGCCAGAAGCTCGCCTTTTTCGGAGATGTCAGGATTGATCACCGACTTGATCAAGTCGTGGCTGATGGCAGAGGAGATCGCCAACAGAAGACCCGCCGCTGTGGACAGAGCCGCTGCCAGACCACCTGCCGCGATCAGAGCGATAACCCAACCTGGCAACTGTGCGATTTCTGGGTTTGCCAGAACGAGGATGTCACGGTTGAAGGTCACAAGCTCGTTGCCTGCCCAACCACGCTCGGCTGCCATTTCAGCCATACCAGCACCATTTTCATTGTAGTACTGGATCAGGCCATCGCCGTTCTTGTCTTCAACAGCCAGAAGGCCAGTGACCGACCAAGTGTTGAACCAATCAGGCAGATCAGCTTGTGCAACAGGCTCACCTTCAACGCCATTTGGCCACATGGTGGTCATGATGTTCAAACGTGCCATGGCACCTACCGCAGGAGCGGTCAGGTAAAGCAGCGCGATGAACACCAGCGCCCAACCAGCAGACCAACGTGCGTCAGCCACTTTGGGAACGGTGAAGAAGCGAATGATAACGTGGGGCAGACCCGCGGTACCAATCATCAGCGACAAGGTGAACAACGCCATCAACCATGGGCTAGAGCCTGTGGTGTAAGCATTGAAGCCCAAATCTGTCAGCAAGCCGTCCAATGTGGTCAGCAGAGGCTGGCCAGAGGCGGTGTGCTCGGAGAAGAGGCCGAGGCTTGGGATTGGGTTACCTGTCAGTTGCAGCGAGATAAACACAGCAGGGATCGTATACGCTGTGATCAGAACGCAATACTGCGCCACCTGCGTATAGGTGATGCCCTTCATGCCGCCCAAAACCGCGTAAACGAAAACGGTTGCGGATGCGATGTAGAGACCTGTTGTGCTGTCCACTTCGAGGAAGCGGGAGAAGGCCACGCCAGCGCCAGTCATCTGACCGATAACATAGGTCACGGACATAACGATCAGCGAGATAACGGCCACAACGCGTGCAGTCTGGCTGTAGAAACGGTCGCCTACGAATTCAGGAACCGTATACTTGCCGAACTTGCGCAAATAGGGCGCAAGAAGCATCGCCATAAGCACGTAACCACCCGTCCAGCCCATGAGGAAGGTCGAGTTGTTATAGCCTACGAATGCGATCAGACCTGCCATCGAGATGAAGGAGGCCGCCGACATCCAGTCCGCTGCAGTTGCCATGCCGTTGATGACAGGGTTAACACCACGCCCTGCGGCGTAGAATTCAGATGTGGAACCCGCGCGGGCCCAAATCGCGATACCGAAGTAGAGCGCAAACGACAGCCCCACAACGATAATATTGAGTGTTGTTTGATCCATAATCTGGCCCGTCCCTTACTCTTCGTCCACGCCATATTCTTTGTCTAATTTGTTCATACGCGCTGCGTAGAAGAAAATCAGAACAAGGAATACGAGGATTGAACCTTGCTGAGCAAACCAGAAGCCCAGATCTGTGCCACCCACCGCGATGCCGCTAAGCATCGGGCGGAAAAGAATAGCAAAGCCATAGGAACACAGCGCCCAGATCACCAAGCATAGGGTGACCAAGCGGATGTTCGCGGCCCAGTATTCAGAGTTATTTGCCTTTTCGGCCATTGATATCTCCCTTCGGTTTCTAACCAGTGAGGCACTGCCCCAACGGTGACATCTGACGCCGCCTCCTCCTAAGGCGCCGACAGAATTCTTTTGCCCAATTACGCCCCAGTAAGGTGGGACACGATCTTGCCAAGTGCCTTGGCAATATCGTCAATAGCCCCCATAGCCGCGACTTTGCTAAGCGTGCCGCGGGCATTGTAATACTCGATAAGGGGGGCCGTTTGGGCATGATATGCCGACAGGCGCGTGCGCACTGTTTCGGCATTATCATCAGGGCGGCGCTTAAACGCGCTGCCCTGACATTTGTCACAAACACCCGCTGTTGCAGGCTGCTTGAATTCGTCATGATATCCTTCGCCACAATCCGCGCAGGTATAGCGACCCGATACGCGGGCCACCATCGCTTCATCATCCACCTCAAGGCTGATGACAGCGTCAATCTGCTGGTTGCGTGCCGCCAAAAGGCCATCAAGCGCCTCGGCTTGCGCGGCGGTGCGGGGGAAACCATCCAGAATTGTGCCTGCGGCCACATCGGGCTGCTGAAGGCGTTCTTCGAGAACGGCGAGCACAATCTCATCCGAGACCAATTCGCCCTTTTCCATAACCGATTTCGCGGCCAAGCCTGCGGGTGTGCCTGCATTGACTGCGCCGCGCAGCAAGTCACCAGTGGACAGCTGCACAAGCCCGAATGCCTCTTCTAGCATGCGGGCTTGGGTGCCCTTCCCAGCGCCCGGAGGCCCGAGAAGGATTAAGTTAACTGGTCGTGTCATCGTATCTGCCGTCATTTACTGAATTCCACGCGTTACTTAACGATGCGATTGGCGATGAGGTCATCCACCACGCTTGGATCTGCCAAGGTCGATGTGTCGCCAAGGCTGCCGAAATCGTTTTCGGCGATCTTACGCAAAATGCGGCGCATGATTTTCCCCGACCGCGTTTTGGGCAGGCCAGGTGCAAATTGCAGCGCGTCTGGTTTTGCAATTGGGCCGATCTCTTTACGCACCCAATTGGTCAATTCTGCCCGCAATTCTTCGGAGGGCTCTTCGCCCGCCATCAACGTGACGTAGCAGTAGATCCCCTGACCTTTGAGATCATGGGGGAAGCCCACCACTGCGGCCTCTGATACTTTTTCATGTGCCACAAGCGCCGATTCAACCTCGGCTGTGCCCATGCGGTGGCCCGACACGTTGATCACATCATCCACGCGGCCCGTGATCCAGTAATAGCCATCTTCGTCACGGCGGCATCCGTCCCCTGTGAAGTAATAGCCTTTGTAGTCACTGAAATAAGCCTGCACAAAGCGATCAGGATCACCCCACAGGGTGCGCATCTGACCAGGCCAGCTGTCTTTGATACACAAAACGCCTTCTGCGGCGGTTTCGTGGATTTCTTGACCAGTGGTGGCATCCAACAGCACGGGCTGAACGCCGAAGAATGGATTTGTCGCTGAGCCTGGCTTAAGCTTGGTGGCACCTGGCAGAGGCGTAATCAAATGGCCGCCCGTTTCGGTCTGCCACCATGTGTCAACAATGGGGCAGTTCCCCTTGCCAACAACGTCATTATACCAATTCCATGCTTCTGGGTTAATCGGCTCGCCCACCGACCCCAAAAGTTTGAGGCTAGAGAGATCATATTTGGTC from Rhodobacterales bacterium HKCCA1288 harbors:
- the rimM gene encoding 16S rRNA processing protein RimM; protein product: MSNQNLICVGAIAGSFGVRGEVRLKSFCANPEDIGTYTPLFSEKGDRSFDLKITRAVKGGFAARVVGVMTKEAADGLRGTRLFAPRTALPVLPDDEFYHSDLLGLNVVDTGGAARGKVAAVLNHGAGDILELRSVPNHKGSVLVPFTQAVVPTVDLSAKRIVIDPPEGLFDDDV
- the rpsP gene encoding 30S ribosomal protein S16 translates to MAMKIRLARGGSKKRPFYSIVASDSRMPRDGRFIEKLGTYNPLLAKDSEDRVKMNMERVKYWLEQGAQPTDRVSRFLEAAGVLAAKTRNNPNKAVPGKKAQERAEEKAAKAAEAAEAAAAPAPAAEEAPAEEAVVEEAAAPEEAPAAEEAAEEAKAE
- a CDS encoding chorismate mutase, which codes for MTDTAARAAALLKEHRASIDRLDAILVYTLGERFKHTQAVGKLKAQHDLPPSDPDREAKQIARLERLAEEADLDPEFAKTFLKFIIQEVIRHHEQHIENGQ
- the ffh gene encoding signal recognition particle protein, producing the protein MFETLSERLSSVFEGLTKQGALSADDVKTALREVRVALLEADVSLPVAREFIRAVEKKATGAAVTKSVTPGQQVVKIVHDELIATLQGEGEIGALKIDNPPAPILMVGLQGSGKTTTTAKLAKRLKEREGKRVLMASLDTNRPAAMEQLAILGQQIGVDTLPIIQGENPETIAKRAKTQAGLGGYDVYILDTAGRLHIDQDLIAQAAAVRDIANPRETLLVVDGLTGQDAVNVAQEFDDKIGVSGIVLTRMDGDGRGGAALSMRAVTGKPIRFVGLGEKLEALETFEAQRVAGRILGMGDIVALVEKAQETLEAEQAERMMKRFQKGQFNMNDLKGQLEQMLKMGGMQGMMSMMPGMAKMQKQLDDAGLDDKVIKRQIALIQSMTKRERANPDLLQASRKKRIAAGAGQDVSDLNKLLKMHRQMADAMKKLGKMGKGGMLKQGLGALMGKGAPKDLAGMDPSAMDPKAMEAAARKMGLGGLGGGGGLPPLTGFGKKK
- a CDS encoding DNA polymerase III subunit epsilon; protein product: MFTHLSLRLRIFLFFALLALGGAALLTAGLVIGYVRLGEDHALSAFITAGAVGAFAIIGLSAWVWTKFDEYVARPLEALAADMRARAHADVDDEINPNYARYLGDLAPAAAAVAAHLTETRNAMALAVGRETARLGLEKQRLETLLAEIPAGVVFCTPDHKIALYNGKMRDLFNDDEGLGLNRPLDQLLRMAPLREAYGRLLRAQSAKGTDILVTTRHDARLFEARMRLFWLEGQETADPAYLLCLQDRSEDLALHGMREALFADLIEAVDAVLPDLPHGAPRAQLEKTLHDVQKEKAKTDTAWWPLEQLDLSDIGIALATRLAQKDIQLQYDALPDLRLRADGFAISRLLERLTLSWIGAGASDIRLSARLSEGEAILDLQGDAKAPDAARLNDWLDSPLITGHSRFAGADVLRSHGAKIEATDQRISLSLAAAPETLQTPRVIQYDFDLLQTALPAELSQAPLKNLSFVVFDTETTGLNPQVDEICQIAAMRIVNGKLVESERFDTLVNPARKIPAASTAVHHITNEMVADAPSVVDSLSRFHRFADGAVLVAHNAPFDMAFLQRREGAIGARFDQPILDTVLCSAILFGQSAEHTLDALCDRLSIRIPDNARHTALGDTLGTARAFVKMLPMLEATDIQNLGQLITAFDRHARLLRHLN
- a CDS encoding cyclic nucleotide-binding/CBS domain-containing protein, which translates into the protein MQMPKEILTLLSQTHPYDSLPHDYLAELAGQVNRSMAKAGAVIYHAGAPLEALYLIVSGQVDITEPNGELVSILGPKNSFGERGLMRDGIAPVTATAVKPTELLEISAPLFHKLVKEHPAFLDFFDRTRPARAKRSALSTQTLGDLMTRNPLTCTAQDSLLRAAQKMRDHRVSCLLVTSETGALQGIITTRDLTNRAMAAGLPSDTAVAEVMTRAPKTLPASALVADALHLMVEHGFTHMPVMDRGQPEGILSQTDMMRFQATSSASIIMDIAYAANSAEIAKYVKGIPALLMQLVGANNDHQVVTRLITDIGDAATRRLLKLAEDHLGPPPVPYLWLACGSQGRQEQTGVSDQDNCLIIDDAMRPEDDAYFAALAKFVSDGLDEAGYFYCPGDMMATAARWRQPLRVWRNYFSKWINKPDTEAQMLASVMFDLRPIGGTMALFDDLHASTLAEASGNSIFVAHMISNSLKHTPPLGLFRGFATVRSGEHKDRIDLKHNGVVPVVELGRIYALKGQLTEVNTRARLVAAIDGGAVSASGGRDLLDAYDMIAEARLAHQARQIRNGHAPDNFMAPAYLSDFDRSHLRDAFVVIKTMQSAIGQRSGFL
- a CDS encoding cation acetate symporter; protein product: MDQTTLNIIVVGLSFALYFGIAIWARAGSTSEFYAAGRGVNPVINGMATAADWMSAASFISMAGLIAFVGYNNSTFLMGWTGGYVLMAMLLAPYLRKFGKYTVPEFVGDRFYSQTARVVAVISLIVMSVTYVIGQMTGAGVAFSRFLEVDSTTGLYIASATVFVYAVLGGMKGITYTQVAQYCVLITAYTIPAVFISLQLTGNPIPSLGLFSEHTASGQPLLTTLDGLLTDLGFNAYTTGSSPWLMALFTLSLMIGTAGLPHVIIRFFTVPKVADARWSAGWALVFIALLYLTAPAVGAMARLNIMTTMWPNGVEGEPVAQADLPDWFNTWSVTGLLAVEDKNGDGLIQYYNENGAGMAEMAAERGWAGNELVTFNRDILVLANPEIAQLPGWVIALIAAGGLAAALSTAAGLLLAISSAISHDLIKSVINPDISEKGELLAARISMAGAIALATYLGLNPPGFAAQTVALAFGLAAASLFPTLMMGIFSKRMNSAGATAGMLAGLISTCLYLFTFLGWFFIPGTNMLDNTAANYLFGIPPTHFGPVGALLNFAVAFAVSRVTAEPPQEIQDLVESVRIPRGAGAAINK
- a CDS encoding DUF4212 domain-containing protein, translating into MAEKANNSEYWAANIRLVTLCLVIWALCSYGFAILFRPMLSGIAVGGTDLGFWFAQQGSILVFLVLIFFYAARMNKLDKEYGVDEE
- a CDS encoding adenylate kinase, whose translation is MTADTMTRPVNLILLGPPGAGKGTQARMLEEAFGLVQLSTGDLLRGAVNAGTPAGLAAKSVMEKGELVSDEIVLAVLEERLQQPDVAAGTILDGFPRTAAQAEALDGLLAARNQQIDAVISLEVDDEAMVARVSGRYTCADCGEGYHDEFKQPATAGVCDKCQGSAFKRRPDDNAETVRTRLSAYHAQTAPLIEYYNARGTLSKVAAMGAIDDIAKALGKIVSHLTGA